The DNA window ATCGAGCTTTGCCAGTCAGTTTGAACGACTGCAGGCCGATGTTCTGGCCCAAAAAGAGACGGCGCTACAACGTATGGAGCAAATGACAACAGAGGTCACATCCCAGTTCACCCGCCTGGATGCCGATCTGCAAAGCCAAAAAGATACGATTATCAAGCAACTAGACCGCCTAGCAACAGAATCCTCAAGCTTGCTGGGCGATCTGCGTGCCGCTACAGATACTCGCCGAGGGCAAGCCTTCAATGCCCTGGATGGTCTCGTAGCCGAGTTGCGATCGCATATGGATGACCTCAAGGCCGATAGCCAAGCCCAGCGCAATAGTCTACGGCAAACAATTGAGCAATTAGAAGCGCGGTTCACAGCCAAGCTAGCAGACCTAGAATCCGGCGTGGAAACTGAGAAAGCCGAGGCTCTCCGCTCTGTGCAGGCGATCGCTCACGATCTTTCGGCCCAGCTCCAGTCCCTGAATAGCCAAGCCCAGACCCAAAAAGATCAGATTCTCCGCGATCTGTCCACCGTCTCCCCCGAAACCATCGTCAAAGACTTTGCCCAACAAATTGATCAGCAACTGACCGATCTCACCAACCAACTGGCGATCCTGCGCTCCAACCAACCGCAGCTTTTCCTCCGTCCCGATGATTATCTTACCCAGGGGCAGGCGTTGATGGCAGAGGGACGCTATCGAGAAGCGATCGCCCAGTTTGAGCAAGCCCTCGACCTTCAGCCCCAAAATCCAACTATCTGGTATCAGCGAGGTATAGCCTTCCAGGAACTCAGCCGATTTGACGACGCGATCGCCTGTTTTGACAAAGCTATTAACCTCGATTCCGGCAACGGAGCGCTCTGGTATCAGCGAGGTTTGGTACTCAAAGACATGCGTCGCTTTGAAGGAGCCCTGGCCGCCTTCAACCAAGCCCTAGAACTCCAGCCCACCGATCATAAAGCCTGGCTGAATCGCGGCATTACCCTGATGCGCCTCAAGCAACTCGACGACGCGATCGCCTCCTTTGATAAAGCCTTAGACATCAAACCCGACTACCACGAAGCCTGGGTGAATCGCGGTGTTGCCCTCGGTAGCCTGCAGCGCCATGAGGATGCCTTCGATGCCTTCGACCGAGCTGTGCAGTGCCGTCCGGATGATGCGGTCGCTTGGCTGAATCGCGGCATGGCCTTGGAAATGCTGCAGCGCTATGAGGATGCGATCGCCAGCTTTGATCGCGCCCTAGACCATAATCCCAAGTCGGCTAAGGCTTTAGATAAGCGCGGTGCTGCCCTCCTGCAACTGCAGCGCTATGGAGAAGCGATCGCCAGCTTTGAGCAAGCCCTAGCCCTGAAGCCTGACCATGCCAGCGCCCACTACAACAAAGCAGCGGGCCACGCTTTGCAGGGTGAGGTAGAAGCAGCGATCGCTTCCCTGCAATCAGCCATTGCGATCGCCCCAGCCTATCGCGATGACGTCGCGGCAGATCCTAATTTCGCCAATCTCCAAGGCCGGGAGCAATTTCAGACCCTGCTGTCCTGATCGACGGCTTTGAGCCCAGCCCATAGCTCCCTGAAGATGCGGGTGATCTCCCAGGTCACGATTCAGGTCAAGACCTAGTTGCCCGAAGGTTATTGGGATCTTGATCTTGGAAAAAGGTATAGCGGTTCTTGCCTTCTTCCTTGGCCTGATACATGGCAGCATCGGCTTTGATCAAAAGATCATCAGGCGTTTCGCTATCTGTAGGATAAATGCCAATACCTAAGCTGGTTGTGACCTGGAGCGGAATCCCTTCCAGCGCAAAGGGTTGGGCAAGGTTTTTAATAATTTTTTCGGCTACCGTTTCAATGCTGTCGCGCCCTGGAATAGCCGGCAGCAGCACCACAAATTCATCCCCGCCCAATCGCGCCACCGTGTCGCTACCGCGTAGGCAACGCGTGAGACGACTGGCCACGGCTTTCAGCAGTAGATCACCCAAGCGGTGACCGTGGGTATCATTGATCGTCTTAAAGCCATCTAGATCGAGAAACAGCACCGCCGTGAGCCGTTCGTTGATGCGGGCAATCTCCAGCGCCTCGATCAACCGCTCTTCCAAGAGCTTACGATTGGGCAAACCGGTGAGGGTATCGTGGTAGGCCATGCGGCGCAGGCTATCCCCCGCTTGGCGCAGTTCTGCGTTGGATTGCACCAGTTCTGCAGCGGTGCGGCGCAGTTCTTCCTCAATCCGTTTGCGCTGGGTAACGTCATGGATTACTCCAACGAGAAAGACATTGCCTGCTAAATCCCGATGGAGCGATCGCTTGGTGGCAATATAGTAGGTCTGCCCATGAACATTGGTGAACTCTTCTTCCGTTTCATTACCAAGGCCCGTCGCTAGGGTTTGCTCATCCTGCTGACGGAAGAGATCCGCCTGCTCTTGGGATAAAATATCTTGCTCTGATTTCTCTAGGAGGGTCTCCACAGGCTGTCCAACAAAACTTGCATAGGCTTCATTCAGCACAATCCAGCGGTGGCGATTGTCTTTCACAAAGATCGGGTCGGGAATCGTGTTGATAATCGAGTTCAAAAATTCCTTCGATTTTTGCAGCTCTTCCTCTAGGTGAGCAAAGTAACTGATAATTACCACCGACGAGCCCACCAAAGTGAGCAACGACGGCACCCAGGGCAACCACCAACCATAGATCAACGCTAGGTAGCAAATGCCTGTTAACCCAACCACGCCCGTCGCGATGACGATCAGCGACCGAGTGGGCGATCGCAACATCCAAGCAATGGTGCTGCCGACTAAGGCCCAGCCCAAAATCCACAGCCACTCCAGCGGCTCCGCCCAACTGGTTATCAGCGGTCGTTGGTTCAGAGAAGCACTCAAAATTTGGCTAATGAAATTGGCTTGCAGTTCCACGCCAGACATCCGCACAGCGCTACTGCCGTCTGTACTGTGAGGCGTGAGCACAAAATCTTGCAGGCTATTGGCCGTAGAACCAATTAATACTAAGCGATCGCGAAACTGCTCTGGATCAGCCTGTCCTTCCAAAACGTCCATCAGGGGTACCTGCTGAAATCCATCGGCGGGGCCCCGAAAGTTGGACATAATTTGATAGCCTCGGGTATCAACCCGCACATAGCCACCATCATTGGGCTGCAAGGCTTGAAATTCCGCATCTCCCAACTGCAGGTATCCTGAGGACGACGTACTGGGCCCAATCTCCTCGGTCTCTAGATACCGTTGCGCTAAAAGCAGGGAAAAGCTGGTGACAAAACGCCGGTTACCATCCGGGTCATCCATCCACCAATACAGGAGCGATCGCCGCACCCGCCCATCACCATCCGTGAGAATGTTGTTAAACCCTATCTGATCAGCTTCTAGGAGAATCGTGGGTGCACGCACACCCGTGCTATAGGCATCCGGTAATTTTTCAATACCGATCAGGTTGGGGGTAGTTTCAAACACCTCCACTAAGCGATCATGCCCCGGCTCGACGGGCAGGTCTCGATAGATATCTAGCCCAATTACCCGAGGCTCATAGGTCGACAAGCGTTCAATCAACTCCGCCATCGTGCCATCGGTGATCGGCCAACTGCCTAGGGCATTAATATCGCTATCATCCACCGTGACAATCACAATCCGATCATCTTGGGGTTCAGGAGGACGCAGGCGAAACAGTTGGTCGTAGGCAGAGAGTTCCGCCATCCGCAGCAGGCCGAGCATACGCACGAGAACAACGACCCCCGTGGTGCCAAACGCCGTCAACCAGACGCGACGATTGCCCCAGAGGCCACGTTTTAGCCGCTGAGCCTTGGTGGCCCAGCCTTTAATACTCATTCGAGACTGTGGCGATGACAGAATCCTACCCTCCTGTGGCAGACAATAGACAGGCCATTGGAGCGATCGCGCCCGTCTAGTCTAAGCATAGTTTGACGTACGGTTGCTATCTCTCAACATACCCAGTTTTAGCGATAAATAACGACAGACCAGTGATCCGTAATTTCACGGTTCTTACAAGCTCTCCGGATGTTGTGGAAGCCTAGGGTCATACGCGTCTCAACGGGCTGCTAATAGTCTGCAAGGGGCTGAGGTATGGACGCTCTAGGCCTGTGATAAGTTGCCTCCTGGGAGAAGCGATCGCCCTTTGTGAACAGTCAGAACCACCAGGATAGTGATATATATGTGAACTCAAGCAGGTGCGTTTCCGAGACCTGCTTTTTGAGTGACTGTGTTGAAGTGACTGTGTTTGGATGACTGTAGGAGTGAAGGCATGGCCGACCACGTTTTGAAGGCAACTTGTGACACGGTTCACCTGGGTGGATTTTCGTCAGAGTTGCCCGCCGCTCTGACCGTTGAGTCGGGCGATCGCATTCATGTTGAAACGCTAACGGGATTTGACGTTTGTCCCCAAGCGCCCCCCGCCTTTCTCACCCCCGAACTCCTAGACATTTACCATCGCCTGCCCGAGTCCCGTAAGGTGGGCCCCGGGCCCCATTTGCTGACGGGGCCAATCCATGTGCGGGGAGCGGAGCCGGGAGATGTGTTGGAGGTGCGGCTGGAGGCGATCGCTCCCCGAGTTCCCATGGGGTTTAACG is part of the Candidatus Obscuribacterales bacterium genome and encodes:
- a CDS encoding CHASE2 domain-containing protein; protein product: MSIKGWATKAQRLKRGLWGNRRVWLTAFGTTGVVVLVRMLGLLRMAELSAYDQLFRLRPPEPQDDRIVIVTVDDSDINALGSWPITDGTMAELIERLSTYEPRVIGLDIYRDLPVEPGHDRLVEVFETTPNLIGIEKLPDAYSTGVRAPTILLEADQIGFNNILTDGDGRVRRSLLYWWMDDPDGNRRFVTSFSLLLAQRYLETEEIGPSTSSSGYLQLGDAEFQALQPNDGGYVRVDTRGYQIMSNFRGPADGFQQVPLMDVLEGQADPEQFRDRLVLIGSTANSLQDFVLTPHSTDGSSAVRMSGVELQANFISQILSASLNQRPLITSWAEPLEWLWILGWALVGSTIAWMLRSPTRSLIVIATGVVGLTGICYLALIYGWWLPWVPSLLTLVGSSVVIISYFAHLEEELQKSKEFLNSIINTIPDPIFVKDNRHRWIVLNEAYASFVGQPVETLLEKSEQDILSQEQADLFRQQDEQTLATGLGNETEEEFTNVHGQTYYIATKRSLHRDLAGNVFLVGVIHDVTQRKRIEEELRRTAAELVQSNAELRQAGDSLRRMAYHDTLTGLPNRKLLEERLIEALEIARINERLTAVLFLDLDGFKTINDTHGHRLGDLLLKAVASRLTRCLRGSDTVARLGGDEFVVLLPAIPGRDSIETVAEKIIKNLAQPFALEGIPLQVTTSLGIGIYPTDSETPDDLLIKADAAMYQAKEEGKNRYTFFQDQDPNNLRATRS
- a CDS encoding tetratricopeptide repeat protein; the encoded protein is SSFASQFERLQADVLAQKETALQRMEQMTTEVTSQFTRLDADLQSQKDTIIKQLDRLATESSSLLGDLRAATDTRRGQAFNALDGLVAELRSHMDDLKADSQAQRNSLRQTIEQLEARFTAKLADLESGVETEKAEALRSVQAIAHDLSAQLQSLNSQAQTQKDQILRDLSTVSPETIVKDFAQQIDQQLTDLTNQLAILRSNQPQLFLRPDDYLTQGQALMAEGRYREAIAQFEQALDLQPQNPTIWYQRGIAFQELSRFDDAIACFDKAINLDSGNGALWYQRGLVLKDMRRFEGALAAFNQALELQPTDHKAWLNRGITLMRLKQLDDAIASFDKALDIKPDYHEAWVNRGVALGSLQRHEDAFDAFDRAVQCRPDDAVAWLNRGMALEMLQRYEDAIASFDRALDHNPKSAKALDKRGAALLQLQRYGEAIASFEQALALKPDHASAHYNKAAGHALQGEVEAAIASLQSAIAIAPAYRDDVAADPNFANLQGREQFQTLLS